Within the Phaseolus vulgaris cultivar G19833 chromosome 9, P. vulgaris v2.0, whole genome shotgun sequence genome, the region GAGTGTTGGTCAATTGTTGAAAAAAGGCTATAAGGTgatgtttgaaaataaacattGTTTAATCAAAGATGTTGATGGCAGAGATTTGTTTAAAGTTGAAATGAAGGGAAAAAGTTTTGCTCTCAATCCAATGGAGGAGGAGCACATTGCCTTTAAATCCAAAGAAAATGTCACAGAAATTTATGTACCTGACTTGAAGAATAATATTCTCAGTATGGGAAAATTATTGGAGAGTGTTGAAGCAAAATTTGATAACTTGGAAAAAAGGTTTacaaaattggaagaaaaatatgttgataTGGAGAAAGACAAGGAAAGTAGAGTCAATCAAGTTGAAGAACTCCATTTGTTGCTTTTGgcacaaaaagaaaaggtgaatgAATTACAATTCAAATTAAAAGCCCCTTTTGGTTCATGTGTTTTACTTGAAAATAATGGTTTTGACTTAGGAGAAGACCATAAATGGAATGGTGTTGAGACATCATCTGAAAGAGAAATATGGTATAATCATTATCTTCGAAGCTCATTGAAGTCAAAGTCTTTCTTAAATCCTTTTAATTCAAAGGGTGAAAGTGGAGAAgattttgtttggaaaattaaaagtaattcaattcaaaattctgCACGGATTGATGCAGTGAAGGAAAATATTGGAGGCAGTGTGAGCGATGACAATCAGAAAAGCAACAATCTGAATGAATAATATGAAAGGTTTGAGTTTAAGGGGGAATTTGTTAGCATTAAACTCAAAGCCTTCAGTCGTCATCAGTTTTATTTTAGCATCTGAATAGacaataattattatctttaattctagttttgaaagtcatttatactatgatttaaatgtaaattatagtataggttttatgagagagaaggtagaatttgagaagtctattgtaagactatttagagagattgtattcttatttgaaaaataacagtgaaataaaatatatattttctgttCACAAATATCTTGCTTTGTTTTATTCCCTCAACACCAACAGGAAGTTTGTGTGTTTTGTGCAGGTTTTTTTTTTGGCTTTTGATTCTACCTGGCAAGGTCAAGTTGATGGATTTGATCTCGGGTTACAgtaaagaaaatgttatttgtTCTATCCCACTCGGTTTGGTGTTGGAATCTTTATGATGTATGAGTTTTGAGAGATGGATTTTTGGTGATTATGGTTATGATTTAACCACATTTGGAAGTTGTGGTGTACTTTGTGTAGATTCATTTTGGTTTATTTATTCCTCTCGTAGGGTCGGTTTGTTAGTTTAAACACTTGGATATTTAGTGTACTTTTGGTTATTGGCAAAGTTCTTGTTTAGTTGTTGGTTTTTGTGTCCTGATTAGAGGGTGTGTTTTCTTTGGGACGTTGTTGTTCTGTATTTGTTGAAATCTTGTATCTTGTTCTGGTTTGTTATTATGGTTATTGTGTTGTAATGTCTGTCGGTTTCCTAGTTGGTTGGGTGTTAGGAACTTGATTTGGAattttgtataaggattgagcACCTTGAAGTGCctcactttattttatttattttttgctgataaaaaaattaatatataaatggttgtaaaaatgaaaaacttattGTTTTTGTTGTATAACTATATAACAATTATAacaattgataaaaaattaaaatatttttataaaatcactttaaaaattcaaatttttataactttttcatTGCAATATTCAATAATGgttcatattattttatttaaattttaaaaatacaaacacATAAATAACAATGGTTTTCCTCTACTTAAAAATAAATGGTATATATGGCGTAGGACTATGGATGTGAATTTTAGGATTTTCTATCTTCCTCtctctccttcatcttctttccgtctttttttttcttctttactttGCCTATATCTCTCCTCTCTTTATCATTATACTTATTTCTAAACTGTAAATATTTAAAGATTGACTGGtactttttttaagtttaatgtcaaaaatttaatttttaattcattttacaTAGCTAAAATTAAATTGTCCCATCAGGATTAagaattttcaattaaaaataataatttatccgatcaatttttaaaaaaattcaattcaaacTTAAACGTTTCAATCTTAAAAAATTTGACATCTAAACGCAACTgaagaatatatttttacttgAAATGGGAGAAATATATGTTGAGATTTCTCGTggatatatataacatttttgtGTATTTTAGGGTGTAAAGGTTTAGCTTTAGTAGTTTTATGTTTAAATGGGCCATGATGAAACTTGTAGCAGAGCTCCATTAATGGCGCTTGCACAGGTCCGTGtttaaagaagaaaatgttGAGTGCCCTACAAGAGGACCAAAAATAATGAAGTATTAAAGAATCCTAACACGAAAATGAATATTAGTACTATAGCCTACAAATGGTCAACAATCATAATTTCAGAGGTCTTTGTCTCTTTGAAGTGGGGTATGGCACTGTTTACATTATTGCCCCAAATCGAATGCCCTAGAACAAAgaggaatatttttttttcaattcaaaagttTAAGTGAGttcaattttgaaatttaaagttGAAAAGACACTTGTACATATATAAATTCAATCCAGACTAGACGACAAAATTTAAAGTTAAACACGTAGTTAGATATAAATAAGTCAATTTAGGTAATAAATACGGTTAAGGCACAATTGGATATTCGTTTGAACTCTAAAGCAGATCTATAGTAGCCAGAACTTATTTAAAGTAGTATAAATAGTAGAAGGGGCACAACACCCAAAGAAACTATTCATTCCCTACTCTTCTGGTATGTAGCTCTCggactgacttgatcgtcgaagtgtcTTCGCAGGTACTCCCCCATCATGTCCAGATCAAAGGAGATACAACCAAAAAAGCCTAACCGAAAGACGAGAAGATTGTAACAGAAAGTAGTGTTGTACAAGGTTTAAGCTTTGTAGAAACACGTACCAATATTAATTCTAGTTTCGTGATGTTGGAATATTTATATCTATAAGTCAAGActaatttacataaaattaaaaaattaaaaatagaaaagctacataaaataaatttacaaatagATTAtacataaactatttttaacttttaaattgtgTATACAAAAATTTATCCAAATATATTCTATATTGAAATGTCTTAACTCCTTCTCAGATCAGGCTTTTAACGTTTCgcatgtttcaattttttaatttaaattattattaataaattccatatataaattatattttatttattaataaatttatgcaATTAAAATATGTGCACATAAGTATATTGTTAGAGGTTATTTGAGGAGTTTCATTAGTTactcatttaaaattttatataaaaaatccTTTACAGTTATTTCAATTCAAAGAAGAAAAACGGTATTAAATTAGATATAgagattaaatttcttaaaaatatagtttgactcttaatttgtttttaaactcTTTTGTGATCGGATTAAAGTTAAGAAAACTTGTCTGTCTTATGAGATGAGTtacttaaaaaagaaaaatcatcaCTTAAATtgaattgatatttttaaaccTCCAATTAgttgttttgatattttaaattaatttttatgaaaGTACGTATTATTTtggtattttaaattattttttgcagAAATacgttattttttattaaaaaaataaatttgattaaataatgaaatatttttaattaaaacaatgataAATATTGTGTAGGTGTGATAGATATGGGAAATGTGTGTGCTTgtgtaaatttaaaaataatataaataattttaggaTAATAATACATTAACAACTCATATTTTTTATCcaatcatattattattttaattttttttcagttaTATATGGTCAAATATCATTTTcctaacttttaaaaaaaatgttgaaaaaaTATTACCTGTCTACAAGTAGAGTGCGGTATAGGAACGGTTACTTCCACTTAAGTTTCATTCAATAAAATATACTttgaaaattacaaatttagtttttttaaaacaaaacaaagcttAAATTCAGTAAATTTTGATCATAAAATGTTTAATCCAAATCAACTTATTTTAGTGAATAGAATCCTAAAGTTGAATCAAATTAAACTATTTCAAATCATGTACAGTCTCAATTAATTGGATTGGGAATTAAACTGATGCGTGGTGGGGAGTTTTATATACATCCAATcaacaattattaaatattattcaaaaAAGAAATTCTAAAGCACAAATAAATAGTAgattattgaattaaatttctttccatacattttttttacatcaaacaaagttatgaaaaagaaaaagaaagaggaaaGGTACAGAAAGCTTTTTTGTATATGCAAGAGATGATACAtacacaataataataataaaaaagtaaagtaTGCATGAAGAAGAAGCACAAAAGATAAGAAAGCCCACAAGTGTTTGATATGATGAAATGAAAACAAAGCACACCACAATCATCTCCAACCAAACCCCACAACACAACCCTTCTCTCAATCTCAGTGACCACCACTCTCCTTTTCTTTCTCCTCCTCTGTCTTTGAGTGGTAACCAGGAAGCTTCTCTTTTATCTTCTCCAATATACCTTTCTTCTCCTTCGCCTCTCCTTCATGTTCCGATGAGGTGGCAGCAGGTGGTGGCGGAGGAGGAGCTGCCGCCTCCTCACTCTTCTTGTGCCCTGGTAGCTTCTCCTTAATCTTCTCCAGGAACCCCTTCTTTTCCTCACTTTCCACAACCTCAACTTTCTCCACTGGAACACTCGTGTCTTCCTTGTGATAACCCTCTATTTTCTCCTcgatcttcttcttctccttcttctccttcttcttcttcttctttttctcccCGTCTTCTCCTTCCTCCTCGCTTGACTGCACATACAC harbors:
- the LOC137820542 gene encoding dehydrin ERD14, whose amino-acid sequence is MAEETQNKYETAESSEVEVQDRGVFDFLGKKKEEEKPQEEVIVTEFEKITVSEEKKEEEGEKKHSLLEKLHRSDSSSSSSSEEEGEDGEKKKKKKKEKKEKKKIEEKIEGYHKEDTSVPVEKVEVVESEEKKGFLEKIKEKLPGHKKSEEAAAPPPPPPAATSSEHEGEAKEKKGILEKIKEKLPGYHSKTEEEKEKESGGH